agattgtacactttatcCATAATTCTTGTCTCCGATATCGTTTGAGGTCgcgagcctcttaaacacttccaaggtgagtggctagggattcactacaaggtctttacaaagattccctaacttatgacaatccgctaagattcCAGACGCAGTGGTCATAATCATTCCTAATGAGGAAAACGtcttaaccaggatcatatctaaggctcaagaggaccaagctataccccatcaacgcacttcCCTCTTGCcatttcggtaagatcatcacaagctagagtttctaattaattagccgaGACCAGCGCAATATAGTATCGTGGTTGCACGGTttttctaggtggttctccatgtttcgattaaacatatgatcttgtgctTAACAACAAatagcatgaacatggataaaacaggtgtagcatcatcattgttgtcatcatggttataaattattcccaaactggaaccagttatagcaactaagcaaaagctacccaacataaagatAAACCcaaggttgacaaggaatgatcataaatattaggcatatccttaattaggatccatcaaaattaagacacatgcatgcataaagaaaagttgtatttattgtgattattaggataaaaaaTTGATCAAGAAAACACTCATATTTCTTCCAAAGGAATattgctcagagtcttcaattcttgttcttgtatctcttaatcttcaaagctctAGGATTATgctccttctaacatcacacaagtatcgggcccaagcatacaagcaaacaaacaaacatgAAGAACTAATAATAAGacaccaaacaaaagaaaaacttAAAAGAGTGTACTTAAGGACAGGGCTCGCTGCTAGGTCACGAGAGCGCAAAAAATACGGAAAATGGAGCTAGGTTGGAAAGAAGTGGTTATCGGAAGATTTGTATTATAGAAGAATACAAAAGAACtataagttttatttattttaattgaaaacaaaTATGAAGGATATTTAAAAAAATTTCCTTGATTATCATCAATGCATATGATATTTGTATTTATAAAAACAAAGTAgaacttaatcaaattttatttataatAGTCTATGTATAAATCAtactaattaaacaattaacaTTGAAAGGAACAcgtctaaacgcataactttatgattcgtgttgaactaaacaaattatatTACAAATACATTCGAGTTGATATTATTCAAgttacattaattatgaaaactggAGTATAAATCTtattggattttaattggaaaactagatgagagaacattaatctaattaaatctatatttaattatGAAAACAGGAATAATGatacaacaacgctactaagtTGAAGCTTACGCTAAAAGAAAACTAACGCAATAAGAAccgatcaaaacggatctaaaacacGGACAAGGTTGCAGAGATCTAGTCGCGATTAACTATAGATCCGGAGGGCTAGCATTAAAAATTTGGAAGACACGGAAAATGTGATCGCAAATAAATCAAAAGCTAGGGTTAGATCCATAAAAAGTCACAGGTGGGGCTAGACTGAAAAGATCTAATAGATctatgtggttttctgcagattTGCATTGACACAAGAAATCTGTAGAAATTACAGATTCGTCCAGGTACTAAACTACAAAAACTCGGGCTCCTCCATGGCTACCGTACAGGAGCTTGCTGCTTGTTGAAATTcgggcgatttagggcacgagagagAGCGGGTAGCGGGAGAAAAGAGACAGGACGACGACGGGGTTCTGTTTTACCTCTTACCCATGGTGGGAATGCACTGAGGCGATCGGATTCAAAGCCGGAAGGAGAGCTAGCGGTTGCGTACAGAACAGTCGAGTCCCTGCACTGCAGGAAATGTGTGTCCTTCCGACGGCCccagtaacttccgacggctgcaCTATAGGCCGTAGGAGGTATATACCACTTCCGACGGTATTTGGTAGCCGTCGTAAGTTACAGTAGTTTCCGACGGCTCCTTCAGCGGCCGTCGGAAATAacagtaacttccgacggccaaggctgagccgtcggaagttagccaATTCCGTGATAAGAGCCGTTACTCGTTCGGCCGAACCCTAAcacgcgccgcgcctcgcctctcgcgcgccccgcgcccagccgccgcaccctgccgcccgccgctcctccccgccgccccgcccctttgccgctcctccccgccgcccgccgctcctccccgccgcccgccgccctccgcaccctgccgcccgccgctcctccccgccgccccgcccctccgccgctcctccccgccgcccgccgtgatcTGGAATTTGATGGAACGGGTCACCGTACACAGGTCAACTCTATTATAGGTAGTATACAACGACTGCATTGGCCTGGGATGGTGACTTTGCCTGATGGACGGCGTAGACCTGCTACAGCATGGGAACACTATCGTCTTCATTGAGTTGTTGTTGAACCCGATCCTGAAAGAATAGTGATGCCTATTACTCAGGACGCTCAAGGAGCAGTGATTGCAGACTTTTGGGTATTATTCTTCTCCACAATAGTGTCATCAAATAAGATATTTTGTATGCTTAcctatttttttttatttcaggCTCGTCTCAAGCTGGCAAACAATGCCAATGTCAAACACGCTAAGAGAGTCTTTCACAACTGTGCTGCGGATGTTATGAGGGATACAATGTCCTATCTAAGAATTCAGGCCAATAATGAATATCTTTGGAATTCTGAAAGAAAACGACCAGAATCAAAGCGAGCATCGGGTGAAATTTACCTGACTGAGGAACAATATCGTCAGGTACAATATTTTGTATGTTTTTATGATGTTATTATGTGATCACTTAATTGAAAAGTGAAATCTTTGTTGTAGACGACAATTCCATCGTGGATGCAAACTCGTGAAGAGGGTTGGTATGGTTTGTGCCATTGGTGGGCTTCAGAGGAGTTCAAGTCAATTTCCATTAGAAACATGAGATGTCGTGGAAAAAAAGTGTTGCACACCTACGGCGGCGATGGGCATATCTGTTTGACGAAACGTATTGTAAGATTTCTTAACTGTATTTCTATGTAGAAAACTTGTTCAAACAAATAATTCTAACTTATAACTACAGGAACACAACACTGGTGTTGAGCCGAGTCCTGTCGAAGTTTTTGTTGCCGATCACAAGGGCTCAAATCCGAGCAATCCTGATTTATTGTGTTCTCAGACAGCTTCAGATCGTCTGGTGAGATCTATATACTCTTCATTGAATTGCACTAGTTTTTTCCTCTAATTCAATGATATATTTTGTGTGTAGATGGCTTATGGTCAAGAAATGGTCAATCGATATGGAGAGAATTGTAATTGGAAAGAACAACCAATTGATCAAGAGGTTGTTTATGCTATTGGAGGTGGAAAAGCTCATGGACGGTAAGACTTTAACATACCTACTAAAAAAAGAAGATTATTGTAAACAACTTCACCCTCTTATTGTGTTGTAGGTACGGCATGTTAAATGGAGTCATTGACTCGAGCCAGGTCAGAGGTGCACGATCATCGCGGACATCCAGCAGTACGTCTCGTCGGGCCTCCGAGCGAGACTTAGAGTTTGATCAGCTGCAGGAAGCACTAAGACAACAACAACTTTATGCAGAGAGTCAGAGACAATATCAAGCAACTCAAAATGAGTATTATGCAACTATGCTGAAACAACAACAGGAGTTCCTTCAAGTAAGTGTCAAGTGTTATTTCTTTATGTTTTCATGATATTTTTCTATAAGATATTAATTTTTGTGATATATTGATTTTTATTGGGGGCGTAAGACAATGGGGGCGTCATACATGTATTAGCATCTCAAGAGAAAAGGGAAACAAAACATGAGAGATTGGGCTTTCCTAGGCTATCCAGCTCGTCACCATATCTAGCTACCCCAGCTCGTCAGCAACGCCTTGCACCCTCGAGGCACCTTATGGCCTAGAAGATGCTTTAAGAAACATGTGCCAAAAGTATTGATATGGGTTTTTACAAACATAGACAGCAGTTGCAGAATGCATTGTGGTAGTAGAAGGAAGCAATAGCACACCTGCCAAGGGAAAAGACTCTCTCCAGCAATATTGTCACCAAAACCCTGTAAATGTTGTTGATAATACCATCAAAATCTGAGCTAGAGTAAATGGAATTTCATCTATTTTACTACCAAAGGaaggtatatatataggataatGTTAGTGTTAGTACAGTACCTGTGCATCAATATCTTGTAGTCGATCTGCAATTTCAATTAGTTTCCCACCATTTGTGGACTCGCTATCATTTCCCTTTTGCTTCTCCACTACCCTGGCGTTGAGCACCTTTGCAAGGTCATTTGATACACCATTATATGGAAGTTCATGGCCGGTAGTTGATGTTGAAGCTTCAGCTCCATAATTGCCCTGTTTGTCGATTGGTGGAAATAAATCTTCCAATGAGGCATCTCCAGGTTTGTCACTAAATCTACTCAGCTCTTTCGGTCCTTCAACTGAAGGTTCAACCACCTGTCAAGGCAGGATACAATTAACTTCCAATAATAAGAAAATCAGCTCAAGACCTTGATAATGAAACAAATGGCAGCCTAACTGCAATAGAATTTGATTAAAGGGTCAATTGTAACCTAAACCAACTTGACAGGATCATGCATAATCCCATCCTGTTCTTTCACCCAGACAGTACAGTTCAAGTATTAATTTTTGTGATATATTGATTTTTATTGGCAGCAAATAGCACAACAGCAAGGATTACCTGCACCTTCATTTGAAATGCCTCCgctgccacctccacctccaccaccacagtTTGTTTGGCCTGCTTGGCCCCCTTCGGTATGAAATTTGACTTCAAGTACATACTTTTATTTCATTGATACATTTAACAATTTTATTTGTGGTTTATAGGCGGTGAACACTCCTCCAGCAAATATCCAAGCTCCTGGAGGTGCAAATCAACTTGGAGAACAAATTGCAGCTCAACTTTTTTCAAGTCCAGGAACAGATGGTAGTTGCCACAACTCAAATCATCCAAGTGATCATATCCTGTAGTTTAGTTAAATTTTTATATCTTGTTGAACTTGAGATGGATGATGGATTGTGACTCTAAATTGTGGTTGGACTTTTTAACTTTGTTTGTGGAATGTGACTCTATTTCATTGTTGGAATATAGAACTTTATTCTATAATGAAGTTGGTTGAAATGATACGAAATATTATTGGTTTATTTGGATTTGGACATGTGTATATAAATTTGTGGTCTATATGTCTCATTTGCGGTACAGTAGCCAGGGAGGGAGGCGGGTTACGGGTTACGTGAAgacaacttccgacggccagcAGGGAGCCGTCGGAAGTAAAGGGTCCAACCGGTCCAGCAAGCAGAAATGACATGTGGGCCCACAGGCAGGAACTTCCGACGGCCAGAAGGGAGCCGTCGGAAGTAAGGCGACTATTTCCGACGGCTAGAGCTGAGCCGTCGGAAATAAGCGAGACGCCGTCAAGGCAGCCGTCTGAAGGATTGTGGGTCCCACTTTCGATTACTTCCGACGGCTTACAGCGAGAGCTGTCGGAAGTTATTATTTCCGACGGCAGCCGTCGGAAGTAACCGTTAACTCCGACGCGTACTTTCCGTCGGCTTTCTTCCGACGGTTTCCGGTCTAAGCCGTCGGAATTAGTGTATTTCCGACAGCTTTGGCCCTTTTTCCGACGGCTTTGGCCGTAGGAAGCTGGCCGTTTTCCTGTAGTGCTGGTGGCGGCACAGGCTTCGCTTGTCGCGTGGGAGGAGGCGATGCAGGGGAAGGTGCGGGGCCTCAGGGCCGGCAGTGGCGCTGGGCTTGGCGCATCTGCTGGCTGCGCGCACGTGAGAGAGCGAGTGACGTAGGGGGCAAGGGCGACAATGAAGCCCTCGGCCTTCTTTTTCCACGCGCGGTAAGGTTGCAGatgggcacggcggcggcagctgtgAGGGTGCCGAGCGGATCAGGGAGAAGTGAGGGCATCAGGGGGCACGCGGCGGAGGCTTGGGTGCTCGGTTTTATAGGACTAGGGTTTGGCTTTGTGTGCTGCGCACGCACAGATGATGGCATGCAAGGATTGGACTTGGTTTGAGTCCAGGTTCTTCACGGGAGAAAGGAGATGGGCGCTGGCTAGCAGGTCCCATGGGTCAGTGAGAAAGAGAGGAAGGGACAGGGAAAAGAGGGATGAAATGACCTCGCATCGAGACTAGAGGGTCGAAACATGTCCGGGTAGGGGCTGAACGTGaaaacgacaagctgacggtaCTGGTTAACGGGCTATTTTTGAGAGCATGAAAAAAAGAAGGGAGAGATCAGGCTGAGTCGTTGGTAGTTACGATAGCGGAGCATCATCGAAAAAACATTGAA
Above is a genomic segment from Panicum hallii strain FIL2 chromosome 8, PHallii_v3.1, whole genome shotgun sequence containing:
- the LOC112903632 gene encoding MAP3K epsilon protein kinase 2-like, giving the protein MYLKSNFIPKGAKQAKQTVVVEVEVAAEAFQMKVQVVEPSVEGPKELSRFSDKPGDASLEDLFPPIDKQGNYGAEASTSTTGHELPYNGVSNDLAKVLNARVVEKQKGNDSESTNGGKLIEIADRLQDIDAQGFGDNIAGESLFPWQVCYCFLLLPQCILQLLSMFVKTHINTFGTCFLKHLLGHKVPRGCKALLTSWGS